From one Coffea eugenioides isolate CCC68of chromosome 11, Ceug_1.0, whole genome shotgun sequence genomic stretch:
- the LOC113751826 gene encoding uncharacterized protein LOC113751826: MDNRNGVTAANGNGHANGHIAPPRPIFYRGLAGEARVRYSPSDRYPRCACRVTFAYPNHVVLALDDERRQLVTANLDLQAEVDELRQMVSAQGERVAELEEVIEGEVATFAVVNEELRSTRAQLTRLREEVRSRGSDIVADATRLVDEAMGEGLRAALSCKYRRDGWGFRVGDAGINRKGKTAAKRRDPRGKRKQKRKNWSKREKIERVSREQELDKGKGQKIASGGGCGLTKERNREREDTDRELELRGCEKKTAKGRRRQEKLRARTEAG; this comes from the exons ATGGACAACAGAAATGGAGTTACGGcagctaacgggaatggccatgctaatGGTCATATAGCGCCTCCTAGGCCTATCTTTTATCGAGGTTTGGCTGGGGAAGCTCGAGTACGCTACTCCCCATCTGACCGATATCCCCGATGTGCTTGTAGGGTGACCTTTGCTTACCCAAACCATGTTGTACTGgccttggacgacgagcgtcgtcagttggtgactGCCAACTTAGACTTACAGGCTGAGGTCGATGAGCTTCGACAGATGGTGAGCGCTCAGGGCGAGAGGGTCGCCGAGCTTGAGGAGGTGATTGAGGGCGAGGTTGCCACATTTGCTGTGGTTAACGAGGAGCTCCGGAGCACTAGGGCTCAGCTTACTAGGCTGAGAGAGGAGGTCCGTAGTCGGGGTTCCGATATTGTAGCTGATGCCACTAGGCTAGTTGATGAGGCTATGGGG gaaggGCTTCGGGCagcccttagctgcaaatatagGAGAGATGGCtggggttttagggttggagATGCTGGTATAAATAGAAAAGGCAAGACAGCCGCAAAAAGGAGGGATCCGCGGGGGAAGAGAAAGCAAAAACGGAAAAACTGgagcaaaagggaaaaaattgaGAGAGTGAGTCGTGAGCAAGAACTAGATAAAGGGAAAGGTCAGAAGATTGCTTCTGGTGGCGGCTGTGGATTAACGAAAGAacgaaacagagagagagaggataCGGATAGAGAGCTGGAGTTGAGGGGCTGTgagaagaaaacagcaaaggGGAGGAGACGGCAGGAAAAATTGAGAGCAAGAACAGAGGCCGGCTAA